One genomic segment of Salinibacter grassmerensis includes these proteins:
- the rplX gene encoding 50S ribosomal protein L24, giving the protein MAQNKLHVKQGDMVMLNKTVTSAKSAGEDRESGYVGKVLKVFPDERRVIVEGVNVRVFHEKPSRSNREGGRTEREAPIHVSNVNPIDSNGDATRIGRKKVEDPDTGRSRWVRYAKTTGEELDD; this is encoded by the coding sequence ATGGCTCAAAACAAGCTACACGTCAAGCAGGGCGACATGGTCATGCTTAACAAGACCGTCACGTCCGCCAAATCTGCCGGCGAAGACCGGGAGTCCGGTTACGTGGGGAAGGTTCTAAAGGTATTTCCCGACGAGCGACGGGTGATTGTGGAAGGCGTGAACGTACGCGTTTTCCACGAAAAGCCGAGCCGGTCCAACCGAGAGGGCGGGCGTACCGAGCGGGAAGCCCCGATTCACGTCTCCAACGTCAACCCGATCGACAGCAACGGAGACGCCACGCGGATCGGGCGGAAAAAGGTAGAGGATCCGGACACCGGACGGTCCCGCTGGGTGCGATACGCCAAAACGACGGGCGAAGAGCTCGACGACTAG